The proteins below come from a single Candidatus Thermoplasmatota archaeon genomic window:
- a CDS encoding small multi-drug export protein — translation MNYKKNKLLKNFKKSESAIVHIKEILGFGAILLIGAIYFYSVYITLTSEQQKWFSALTATYFIPPAGKETIILIGLRAGLPAPIWGLSIWVYDALACVVILTNWWVIELLINHIPAFPFIGIRKTKPRIYKKKVSLKLWYDKLHKKTHEIEAKKYGKILPVALWVFMFIPFQGTGAMSTTIIGTWLGLKYREIFLIVAIGSLLSIVFMVLAYYGFLRILG, via the coding sequence ATGAACTATAAAAAAAATAAACTATTAAAAAATTTCAAAAAATCCGAATCCGCTATAGTACACATTAAAGAGATATTAGGTTTTGGAGCGATCCTGTTAATTGGTGCTATATACTTTTATTCAGTTTATATAACTTTAACATCAGAACAACAAAAATGGTTTTCAGCTCTCACAGCAACATATTTCATACCACCAGCTGGCAAAGAAACAATCATACTAATAGGTTTAAGGGCAGGGCTACCTGCGCCCATATGGGGATTAAGCATATGGGTTTATGATGCCCTTGCATGTGTAGTTATACTAACAAACTGGTGGGTGATAGAACTCCTCATAAATCACATCCCAGCATTCCCATTCATCGGCATAAGAAAAACAAAACCTCGTATTTACAAGAAAAAGGTTTCACTTAAACTATGGTATGATAAGCTGCATAAAAAAACTCATGAAATAGAAGCAAAAAAATACGGTAAAATACTGCCAGTCGCACTATGGGTTTTTATGTTCATACCATTTCAGGGAACTGGTGCGATGTCAACAACAATCATAGGAACATGGCTGGGTTTAAAGTATAGAGAAATCTTTTTGATCGTAGCAATAGGCTCACTTTTATCTATAGTTTTTATGGTTTTAGCCTACTATGGTTTCTTGAGAATCTTGGGATAA
- a CDS encoding 2TM domain-containing protein, translating to MTDDKELMEIARKRVKDKAGFYVHFACYIMVNLSLFIFYRSIISENVNLIPILFGPLFGWGVGVVAHFISVFAGETEEKVQKEYKKLKEQQK from the coding sequence ATGACTGATGATAAAGAATTAATGGAAATAGCAAGAAAACGAGTAAAAGACAAAGCTGGTTTTTATGTTCATTTTGCTTGTTATATCATGGTGAATCTGTCATTATTCATATTTTATAGATCGATTATTTCAGAAAATGTTAATTTAATTCCGATACTCTTTGGTCCTTTATTTGGGTGGGGAGTTGGTGTAGTTGCACATTTCATCTCAGTGTTTGCTGGAGAGACAGAAGAAAAAGTTCAGAAAGAATACAAAAAACTGAAAGAACAACAAAAATAA
- a CDS encoding radical SAM protein gives MVKVVLTADQTLLSDYNDHVFLGFAACAPRIISEWLYTKIFCPPVEDEENGQIKYAHCGQRKIEAALLANGFSDQDIAVVRPENLKNVVDKDTRVLGITTHDPLGLGPASTTFSDLINKETYTAIFFKKLVSDPVIKKYNLKVIVGGSGAWQLTDHRIMAKYGIDCVVVGEGEITAVDIIHKALNNEPIPPVVQGEVVPLDQIPLIRHPTINGIIEICRGCGRGCRFCNPTMLNYRCQPLDYILREARINVEAGNGVLFHAEDVLRYKTKGFIPNENEVIRLFTEVKKLTNRIGISHFAHASVASNPGLIEKISEVVETGSKTCPFMSGQVGIESGSPRLVEMYMKGKAKPFKPEEWPEMVVNSHQILNDNLWVPVNTMIMGLPGETSDDVRKSIELVHSLSDYRSLIIPLFFIPIGNLKDQSRFFRTKDMCAEHWQLLAACIRHSIKWSSALADENLTSTDMKLWKKAAIKQVIQIFDRRLSPYLKMMDEGINPITQNT, from the coding sequence ATGGTCAAGGTTGTTTTAACCGCGGATCAGACTTTGCTCTCAGACTATAATGACCATGTTTTTCTTGGTTTTGCTGCATGTGCCCCAAGGATTATTTCAGAGTGGTTGTATACAAAAATTTTTTGTCCACCTGTAGAAGATGAAGAGAATGGCCAAATTAAGTATGCTCATTGTGGGCAAAGGAAAATCGAAGCAGCGTTGCTTGCAAACGGGTTTAGTGATCAGGATATCGCAGTTGTTCGCCCAGAGAATCTAAAAAATGTGGTGGATAAAGATACTAGGGTATTGGGTATTACGACGCATGACCCACTAGGGTTAGGTCCTGCTTCAACGACGTTTAGTGATTTGATTAACAAAGAAACATACACCGCTATTTTTTTTAAAAAACTTGTATCTGATCCAGTAATTAAGAAATATAATCTGAAAGTTATTGTTGGGGGCTCAGGTGCTTGGCAACTAACCGATCATCGTATTATGGCAAAATATGGGATTGATTGTGTGGTTGTGGGTGAGGGAGAGATTACCGCGGTTGATATTATACATAAAGCATTGAACAATGAACCTATTCCTCCAGTTGTTCAAGGTGAGGTTGTTCCTCTAGATCAGATTCCCCTGATTCGCCATCCTACGATTAATGGTATCATCGAGATATGTCGTGGATGCGGTCGTGGGTGTCGTTTTTGTAATCCGACGATGTTGAATTATCGGTGTCAACCACTTGATTACATCCTCAGAGAAGCACGCATTAATGTTGAGGCTGGTAATGGCGTGTTGTTCCATGCTGAAGATGTTTTGCGGTATAAAACAAAAGGTTTTATCCCAAATGAAAATGAAGTGATTCGGCTTTTTACCGAGGTGAAGAAACTAACAAATCGTATTGGTATCAGTCATTTTGCACATGCCTCTGTTGCATCTAATCCTGGTCTCATTGAAAAAATATCTGAGGTGGTGGAGACAGGATCGAAAACCTGTCCTTTTATGAGTGGGCAGGTTGGCATTGAGAGTGGGTCGCCTCGATTGGTCGAGATGTATATGAAAGGGAAGGCAAAACCTTTTAAACCAGAGGAATGGCCTGAGATGGTTGTTAACAGCCATCAGATCCTTAATGATAACCTTTGGGTTCCTGTGAACACGATGATCATGGGTCTCCCAGGTGAAACATCTGATGATGTTCGGAAATCAATTGAGTTGGTTCATAGTCTCTCAGATTATAGGTCGTTGATTATACCCTTGTTTTTCATCCCAATTGGAAATTTGAAAGATCAAAGTCGGTTTTTTAGAACGAAGGATATGTGTGCTGAGCACTGGCAGCTTCTTGCTGCTTGCATTCGCCATAGTATCAAATGGTCGTCTGCGCTCGCAGATGAAAATCTTACATCAACAGATATGAAATTATGGAAGAAGGCTGCGATAAAGCAGGTGATCCAAATCTTTGACAGGCGGTTATCCCCATATTTGAAAATGATGGATGAAGGTATTAACCCGATAACACAAAATACATGA
- a CDS encoding Hsp20/alpha crystallin family protein — protein MSLFDDDAGWRRRKNPFDFFDTDDEFERISRQIEHIMNRIFREFNYNWIKPGSSFIHGFNIHIGPDGRPHIEQFGNRPLKKSDGEHVISDEREPLTDIIEGNEDVAVTVEIPGVEKEDIDVNVTEQGLEIKVDNPQRKYYKHIDFPCDVLPKTTKATYKNGVLDIIIKRKERKKDEGYRVEIE, from the coding sequence ATGAGTTTATTTGATGACGATGCTGGTTGGAGACGAAGAAAAAACCCATTTGATTTTTTTGATACCGATGACGAGTTTGAGCGCATATCCCGTCAAATAGAACATATTATGAATCGGATCTTCAGGGAGTTTAATTATAACTGGATAAAACCAGGGTCATCTTTTATCCATGGTTTTAACATCCACATAGGACCTGATGGAAGACCACATATTGAACAATTTGGTAACCGACCATTGAAGAAATCAGATGGAGAACATGTAATTTCTGATGAAAGAGAACCACTAACAGATATAATAGAGGGTAATGAGGATGTAGCAGTCACTGTTGAGATACCTGGCGTTGAAAAAGAAGATATTGATGTGAACGTGACAGAACAAGGTTTAGAAATCAAGGTTGATAATCCTCAGCGTAAATATTACAAACATATTGATTTCCCATGTGATGTTCTTCCTAAAACAACAAAGGCAACTTATAAGAACGGTGTGCTTGATATAATTATAAAAAGAAAGGAACGGAAAAAAGACGAAGGGTACCGAGTGGAAATTGAATAA